A single region of the Oceanispirochaeta sp. M1 genome encodes:
- a CDS encoding ABC transporter ATP-binding protein — MIDKHLVINKLYKSFGKTEVLNDINLEIEKGLFTTFLGPSGCGKTTLLRTIAGFYDVQKGAVYIGGNLINDVPTHLRNTTMVFQDYALFPHMSVRDNICYGLKIKKMKESQIKSQLKKTVSYLDIESLLDRFPSQLSGGQQQRVALARALVMEPDVLLLDEPLSNLDAKLRMTIRAELRQLQKKLGITTIYVTHDQGEALALSDKIAVMNKGKILQYGTSQEIYFTPTDEFTAKFIGTTNILIGSVSQEGKKAMFRKDEYHIEISDKYKPGSGKLCIRPEMVSISEQDEGKVNTFKGEIIHYIFEGAYIRYWIKSLGITFIVDQYNPGYQGILEGEIFISLDPHKLHVLQENKA; from the coding sequence ATGATTGATAAACATCTTGTGATAAATAAACTATATAAGAGCTTTGGTAAAACAGAAGTGCTTAATGATATAAATTTGGAAATTGAGAAGGGGCTATTTACCACTTTTCTCGGACCGTCAGGTTGCGGGAAAACAACATTGTTGCGAACAATAGCTGGCTTTTATGATGTTCAGAAAGGTGCCGTTTATATCGGGGGGAATCTGATTAACGATGTACCGACACATCTCAGGAATACAACAATGGTCTTTCAGGATTATGCTCTTTTTCCCCATATGAGTGTACGGGATAATATCTGTTACGGCCTCAAAATTAAAAAAATGAAGGAAAGCCAGATAAAATCGCAACTTAAAAAAACCGTCTCCTATCTAGATATTGAAAGTCTTCTTGATAGGTTTCCTTCGCAGTTGTCTGGTGGGCAACAACAGCGGGTTGCACTTGCAAGAGCTCTGGTCATGGAACCGGACGTTCTACTTTTAGATGAACCCCTCTCTAATCTCGATGCAAAACTCAGAATGACAATAAGGGCGGAATTGAGACAGCTTCAGAAAAAATTAGGAATAACTACGATCTATGTTACACATGACCAGGGGGAAGCTCTTGCTCTATCAGATAAGATTGCAGTCATGAATAAAGGAAAGATTCTGCAGTATGGTACATCACAGGAAATATATTTTACACCTACTGATGAGTTCACTGCAAAGTTTATAGGTACGACTAACATCCTTATTGGTTCTGTTTCCCAGGAGGGTAAAAAAGCCATGTTCAGGAAAGATGAGTATCACATTGAAATTTCAGATAAATATAAACCAGGCTCGGGGAAATTGTGTATCAGACCTGAAATGGTCAGTATCAGTGAACAGGATGAGGGTAAAGTAAATACATTTAAAGGTGAAATCATTCATTATATTTTTGAAGGGGCCTACATTCGCTACTGGATCAAATCCCTGGGTATTACCTTTATTGTCGATCAATATAATCCAGGATATCAGGGAATCCTTGAGGGAGAAATCTTTATATCTCTGGACCCGCATAAGCTCCATGTACTGCAGGAAAATAAAGCTTGA
- a CDS encoding PfkB family carbohydrate kinase codes for MFDIVMIGHLTKDIFKVKKCEHTMPGGAVYYSSISATSSGAKVMVITRIALEDTESLSEMIKKGVSVSNLGSKKTVTMNLDYSDDMETREITVSDLADPFLLEDVKGINGTIFHLAGLIRGDFPDIMISHLASSGHVALDVQSVLRCEKDTILSFRDWPEKEKYMPYITYLKTDAAEAEILTGTTDRFEAAKILYGWGAKEVLITHMSELIVYDGNFHRFPFTMKSMVGRSGRGDTCFAAYLSWRLKHNVNESAEYAAALTSLKMEKSGAYQGTFQDVQRSINPGS; via the coding sequence ATGTTTGATATTGTGATGATTGGGCATCTAACAAAAGATATATTTAAAGTAAAAAAATGTGAACATACAATGCCAGGTGGTGCTGTTTACTATTCTTCAATTTCCGCGACTTCAAGCGGAGCTAAAGTTATGGTAATTACCAGGATTGCTTTAGAGGACACCGAGTCATTGTCTGAAATGATAAAAAAGGGTGTTTCTGTCTCCAATCTTGGTTCAAAGAAGACAGTCACCATGAATCTGGATTATTCAGATGATATGGAAACCAGAGAAATCACCGTTTCTGATCTTGCAGACCCTTTTTTATTGGAAGACGTCAAAGGAATTAATGGTACCATTTTCCATCTTGCAGGTCTAATCAGAGGAGACTTCCCCGATATTATGATCAGTCACCTTGCATCAAGTGGCCATGTCGCTCTTGATGTTCAATCTGTTCTTCGATGTGAGAAAGATACAATCCTTTCATTTAGGGACTGGCCAGAAAAAGAAAAATACATGCCCTATATCACTTATTTGAAGACTGATGCAGCAGAAGCGGAAATTCTTACAGGAACAACTGACCGGTTTGAAGCCGCAAAAATTCTGTATGGTTGGGGAGCAAAAGAGGTCCTCATTACACATATGTCTGAACTCATAGTTTATGACGGTAATTTTCATAGGTTTCCATTTACCATGAAAAGCATGGTGGGAAGATCCGGTCGAGGTGATACTTGTTTTGCTGCATATCTTTCATGGAGGTTAAAGCACAATGTAAATGAGTCGGCAGAGTACGCTGCCGCTTTAACCAGTCTGAAAATGGAGAAATCAGGTGCCTATCAGGGAACTTTTCAAGATGTACAAAGGAGTATAAATCCAGGTTCTTGA
- a CDS encoding HD domain-containing protein, whose translation MKLEFLNLHTFKSGELFDSYPWFGMLKELIENDSHHLYDSVFNHTVNVTLSVESLISDNQIYSEYFNRKVHRNSRKRLLVISALFHDSGKSRTYSAVENQTFCRGHEEVSCVIANDILDKIDMSETEKSYISNIIKYHGKLFPILEVDNKSLEQDFCKIEDDLDCFPDLYLFVLADINGSQLKDKNPVKYKFITDYIRSRLTKQILKLNSGVLKHV comes from the coding sequence ATGAAGCTAGAATTTTTAAATCTTCATACTTTTAAATCTGGGGAGCTATTCGATAGCTACCCCTGGTTTGGAATGCTGAAGGAATTAATTGAGAATGATTCTCATCACTTATATGACAGTGTTTTCAACCATACCGTGAATGTTACTTTAAGTGTTGAATCTCTAATCTCTGATAATCAGATCTATTCTGAATATTTCAACAGAAAAGTTCACAGGAATTCCAGGAAAAGACTTCTTGTAATTTCTGCGCTTTTTCATGATAGCGGAAAAAGTAGAACCTATTCAGCTGTAGAAAATCAAACTTTCTGCAGGGGACACGAAGAAGTAAGTTGTGTCATAGCCAATGATATTTTAGATAAAATTGATATGTCTGAAACTGAGAAAAGCTATATTAGCAATATTATCAAATATCACGGAAAACTGTTTCCAATTCTGGAAGTAGACAATAAAAGTCTTGAGCAGGATTTCTGTAAAATTGAAGATGATTTGGACTGTTTTCCCGATCTCTACCTTTTTGTTTTAGCTGATATTAATGGTTCTCAGTTAAAAGATAAGAATCCCGTTAAATACAAATTTATAACGGATTATATCCGTTCAAGACTAACTAAACAAATTTTAAAATTAAATTCAGGAGTATTGAAACATGTTTGA
- a CDS encoding ABC transporter substrate-binding protein, with product MRKLFLCLLVAVTSAAVYAAGTQEKEGDSVVVYAALDEKTANDLCAAFEAKTGIKAELALQVEQAGSITGRIKTEANAPRADVFIGGNSNYHTDLANNNLLEAYRSPIIEEVGISSDFMDATNYWTGWYLGALCIIYNTERYEKEISPLGIEPPLKWNDLLNPIYEGEVIASNPATTGGAFLMMAAQIFRLGSEDKGFEFIEQLHPNVAQYTKGGNGSIPLVSQGEAIVGFSWGHDTLKQQIQGDLPITIVFPEDTGFEIGAASIIKGASNLENAQKFIDFLLSAEAGKINATNGYRYPVRTGVELPQGVPAFETLNFAEWDLEMAAFNTDAWKKKWASITGK from the coding sequence ATGAGAAAACTATTTCTATGTCTGCTGGTTGCAGTCACATCAGCTGCCGTCTATGCCGCTGGAACTCAGGAAAAAGAAGGTGACAGTGTAGTGGTTTATGCTGCACTTGATGAAAAAACTGCAAACGATCTGTGTGCGGCATTTGAAGCGAAAACAGGTATTAAAGCTGAACTTGCTCTTCAGGTTGAACAAGCCGGGAGTATTACCGGACGAATCAAAACGGAAGCAAATGCTCCTCGAGCGGATGTTTTTATCGGGGGAAACAGTAATTATCATACTGATCTTGCCAATAACAACCTTCTGGAAGCCTACAGGTCGCCCATTATTGAAGAAGTGGGAATCTCTTCAGATTTCATGGATGCTACAAATTACTGGACAGGTTGGTATCTTGGTGCCCTCTGTATTATCTATAACACAGAGAGATATGAGAAAGAGATTTCTCCCCTGGGTATTGAACCTCCTTTAAAATGGAATGACCTCCTGAATCCCATCTATGAGGGGGAAGTCATTGCCTCAAACCCTGCTACTACCGGCGGTGCTTTTCTAATGATGGCAGCTCAGATCTTCAGATTGGGAAGTGAAGATAAGGGATTTGAGTTTATTGAACAGCTTCATCCGAATGTTGCCCAGTATACAAAAGGTGGAAATGGATCAATCCCTCTTGTTAGTCAGGGTGAAGCAATCGTTGGCTTTTCCTGGGGCCATGATACTTTGAAACAGCAGATCCAGGGTGACTTGCCTATCACTATAGTTTTTCCTGAGGATACAGGTTTTGAAATCGGTGCGGCATCAATCATTAAGGGAGCGTCAAACCTTGAAAATGCTCAGAAGTTTATCGACTTCCTTCTTTCTGCAGAAGCTGGAAAAATTAATGCAACGAACGGTTACCGATACCCAGTAAGAACAGGAGTTGAACTACCTCAGGGTGTCCCTGCATTCGAAACACTCAATTTTGCTGAATGGGATCTTGAGATGGCTGCTTTTAATACTGATGCATGGAAGAAAAAATGGGCTTCTATCACAGGTAAATAG
- a CDS encoding iron ABC transporter permease: MKKIFKDPILLSMFVFISISLSVFVIYPLVNVFIFPDVKDYLKVFADMRYRKAALNSLLVMILSTSTATLFGFIYAYGIVKTDIPFKRFFKIVSILPLFSPPFMVAFSYLMLFGKNGLITYGLFGMRLSILGWHGLWLAQTIAFFPVAAMSIEGVLRSISPSIEYAGRNLGADGFKLFRTITLPLSTPGIAGAALLVSILVLADFGNPIMISGDFSVLATEAWMRVEGWGDVAGAAVISVMLLIPSILIFSFQRFWVQRRSYVTITGKIVNIKQKPTIWYAKILFLIFCSFIAIMILLVYIGIILGAFVKGWGYDWTLTMKWFLDVFHRGRELFNSITYAITAGCLSALFAIISAYLVSRNKGIVTKFIDFAAILPAALPGIFIGIGYSISFTRAPIDMYGTAAIVILAMIFWNISMGYQTGLNSFKQISISLSEAASNLGANQFKIFWQIEAPLVKSSFISAFIVSFIRSITTLSVIVFLATSKNKVSTFTIMNFVSDGYFGKAAALTTVLLALSLLVLGAGQKIAGKKINLFD; this comes from the coding sequence ATGAAAAAAATTTTTAAAGATCCAATTTTGTTGTCTATGTTTGTCTTTATTTCTATCTCATTGTCTGTCTTTGTGATCTATCCACTAGTGAATGTATTTATATTTCCTGATGTCAAGGATTATCTGAAGGTATTTGCAGATATGAGATACAGGAAAGCGGCTTTAAACAGCCTGTTAGTGATGATTCTATCGACATCTACGGCAACATTATTTGGATTCATCTATGCGTATGGCATTGTTAAGACCGATATTCCATTTAAGAGATTCTTTAAGATAGTATCTATACTACCTCTTTTTTCACCCCCTTTTATGGTTGCATTTAGTTACCTGATGCTTTTCGGAAAAAATGGGCTTATTACCTATGGACTCTTCGGAATGAGATTATCCATACTTGGTTGGCATGGTTTATGGTTGGCACAGACCATTGCCTTTTTTCCTGTTGCTGCAATGTCTATTGAGGGTGTTCTGAGGTCTATCTCTCCAAGCATCGAGTATGCCGGTAGAAATCTCGGAGCTGATGGTTTTAAACTTTTTAGAACAATCACATTACCTCTTTCAACACCGGGAATTGCTGGTGCTGCTCTTCTAGTTTCAATTTTGGTGCTTGCAGACTTTGGCAATCCCATTATGATTTCCGGTGATTTTTCGGTACTTGCAACTGAAGCCTGGATGAGGGTCGAAGGATGGGGTGATGTAGCAGGAGCCGCAGTAATTTCGGTGATGCTTCTAATACCGTCGATTCTGATCTTCAGTTTTCAACGATTTTGGGTTCAGAGAAGATCTTATGTCACAATAACTGGGAAAATCGTGAATATTAAACAGAAACCTACTATATGGTATGCAAAAATTCTATTTTTAATATTCTGTTCATTCATTGCCATAATGATATTGCTTGTCTATATAGGAATTATTCTTGGTGCCTTTGTCAAAGGATGGGGATACGACTGGACATTAACTATGAAGTGGTTTTTGGATGTATTTCATAGGGGGCGAGAGCTCTTCAACAGTATCACATATGCAATTACCGCAGGTTGTCTCAGTGCGCTTTTTGCTATTATATCTGCCTATCTTGTCAGTAGAAATAAGGGAATTGTAACAAAATTTATAGATTTTGCTGCCATATTGCCGGCAGCGCTCCCTGGTATCTTTATTGGTATCGGCTACTCGATATCTTTTACCAGAGCACCTATTGATATGTATGGAACAGCGGCAATTGTAATCCTTGCAATGATCTTCTGGAACATCTCAATGGGATATCAGACAGGGCTCAATTCTTTTAAACAGATTTCTATCTCTCTTAGTGAAGCAGCTTCAAATCTTGGCGCAAATCAGTTCAAAATATTCTGGCAGATTGAGGCTCCTCTTGTAAAAAGTTCATTTATATCGGCTTTTATTGTTTCTTTTATCAGGTCAATTACAACCTTGAGTGTAATCGTATTTCTTGCGACATCAAAAAATAAAGTTTCAACATTTACAATTATGAACTTTGTCAGTGACGGCTATTTTGGAAAAGCAGCAGCTTTAACTACTGTTCTTCTGGCATTATCGCTTCTCGTTCTTGGTGCTGGGCAGAAAATTGCCGGTAAAAAAATTAACCTTTTTGATTAA